The nucleotide window ACCCGCTTTACCGGCCCGATGTACACGACCCTTGCCGGGTTCATGGAGCAGGGTGAGACCATTGAAAACGCCGTACGAAGGGAAGTGTTCGAGGAAGCTGCCATCCGCATCGGTGCCGTGCGCTACATGGCCAGCCAACCCTGGCCCTTTCCGTCATCGCTGATGCTGGGGTGCTATGCAGAGGCCCTGACGAGCGAGATCACCGTCGACACCACCGAACTGACCGCTGCGCAATGGTTCACCCGCGACGAAGTGAAAGAACTGATAGCGCGTGGCACCGACAGTGAGCTGCCGCATACGCCGGGGCCGTTTTCCATCGCCGCATGGCTGATCAGAAGCTGGGTGAACAGCCCGGAAGCCTAACGGCAATCGCCCCCCGCGCAGCTCAGGGGGCAGAATACTCAGGGGGCAGAATACTCAGGGGATAGTCTATGAAGTCTTTCTGACCGCAGCGTCGACCAGATCACCGGTAAGGCGCTTCTGGCTCAGAGACAGGACCATCCTGCGGGCGGGTGCTTCAAAGAAGCGGGCCGAGAGCAGAGCTGTGGCGATCGTCACAATCACGGCGACAGCCATCACGGGCGCAAAGCCGATGACCTGTAGAGGTTCAAGGATCATCAGCCAGCCTACCCCCAGAATCGACACAGTGAAGACCGGATGCCACATGTAGATGCCGAAAGACACAGTGGCGAGCGGCATCAGAGGCATGAGATAGGCGCTTCGTTCCGGAGCGTTGATCTCGACCTGAGCTGCAACATAAAGCGCGATCGTGATGGCCATGATGTTGCCATAACCCCAGGCCGGATCGAACAGCATGATCAGCAGGGCGAGCATCAGGGCTCCCCATGCGTACCAGTGGCTCTTGATGGCGATCAGGCGTTTGTGCGCCACGACGGCGATGATGGCCCCCATGATGAAATCGGCAAAGACCCGATAGGCGCCCCAAGTGTTGGCATCGAGCCACGTCGGGAAGGGAATGATCTTGAAATAGGTAAGCCCTTCCAGCAGTGCGATGGCAAGCACCAGCATGATGATGAGCCCCCGAAGTCCGGTCTTGCGGAAGGTCACGACGATCACCGGAAAGGCCAGATAGCAGAACCATTCGGCAGACAGCGACCAGGAAACGAAGTTGAAGGCCAGTCCGTCGGATACCCCCCAGGCATTGACCAGCAGCAGCTGCCGCACCAGTTCCTTGAAGGAGTAGAACTCGGTCAGTTGCACATCAAGCCCTGCCACCGAGATGATGAGCCAGGCAACACAGAAGATGCCGAGGGTCAGCAGATGGAGCGGGTAGAGCCGGGCCAGACGGCGCAAAAGGAAGGTGCCATAATCACCACCGCTCTTCAGCTTCTGGGCATAGTGAACCCAGATCAGGAAACCGGAAACAATGAAAAACAGATCAAGCAAGGCGGTGAAAACCGCGGCATCCATAGCAAACTGCCTGTAAGCTTCGGGCCCAAAGGCACAGAAGTGATAGAGCATGACCATCAGGGCTGCGAGCAGGCGCCAGACAGCAAACAGCGCAAACATGGGGCGCTGCTCTGCCCTCCCGTTCGCTGCCTGCCCGGCTTTTGTTGACTGCATACTCTCAGGCAAGGTTACATCCTTCCCATTTCTTTCGTTTGATGCCTCTGGATGGTGGTATCCCATTTCGATTGAGATCCCGTTAAGGCCTGAAACAAATCGGCAAACTGTCTACCCATTTGTGTAGGACACATTTGCGCAAGGAGAGGACGAACACGATTTCATCACAGGATAGTGTCTCGCTACCTCCGACGACCTCCCCTACACTGCAAGGCCAACCGCGACTGCCAGAAGCGAAGACGAAGATGCTGCTGTTCCAGAGCTGATTTGAGACAACTGTCTGATGACAAGGGGAGACTTACAATGACCTTTTCTATTGATCGACGCATGGCGATGGTCGGTGCCTTGGGCGCAGCCGGTCTCATGCTGACATCCGGATCATCAAAAGCGCAAGGCATGATGAAACCCGCCCTGCCCATGGCCAAGGCGCGCGGCTTCAAGCTGGGTGACCTTGATGTCATTGCGCTTCTGGCCGGGTCTGCCCCGCGCGAAAAGCCGCATGGCATCTTCGGGGTGAATGTTTCGGACGACGTCTTTGCCAAGGTCAGCGCCGATAATTTCATCGGCACGGACATGGCACAATTCTATTTCACCCCGACGCTGGTGCGCTCGGGCAGCAACATCATCCTGTTCGACACGGGGCTCAACGCCGTCGGCATCACCACCGCACTCGCCGAGGCCGGACTTCAGCCCAAAGACGTCACTCATGTGGTACTCACCCACATGCATGGCGACCATATCGGCGGGCTGATGATGGATGGCATGCCGACCTTTGCCAATGCCGCCTATCTCACCGGTCAGGTTGAGTTCGACCACTGGTCAAAGGCGGGCAATGACGTCTTCGAGAAGAATGTCAGGCCATTGGCCGAGAAGATGACCTTCCTCAAGGATGGCGACACCGTTGCACCGGGCATCACCGCCGTGGCCACCTTTGGCCACACCCCCGGCCACATGAGCTTCATGCTCGACAGCATGGACAACCAGCTGCTGCTAATGGCCGATCTGGCCAATCACTATGTCTGGTCGCTGGCCTATCCAGACTGGGAGGTCAAGTTCGACATGGACAAGGCCATGGCCGTGCAGACCCGCCGCAAGGTACTGGACATGGTGGCAACGGATCGCATTCCGCTGATCGGCTATCACATGCCATTTCCGGCGGCAGGGTTCGTTGAGAAACGAGATCAGGGCTTCCGCTTTGTGCCCGTGACCTATCAGTTGATGGGCTGAGGCAGGACACAGACATCTGGTTTGGAAGAATGAGGCCGCCCGCTCGGCCTCATTGCTTGTGCGGAGTTCAAGCAGACGGCTGAAGGGCTTTCAGCGGTCAGCGCAGAGCCACCCGTTCACTCGCATCAGGCGACAATGAAGCTGTTCTTGGCCCTGTGGTGCGCAAGGAACGGCTCGCGGGCCATCGGTTTGCAGAAGGCGAAGCCCTGCAGCAGATCGGCACCCATGACGCGCAGTATTTCCGCGTGTTCCATGGTTTCGATGCCTTCGGCCACAATGCCTATTCCCAGTGTTCGCCCGATATGAATGATCGAATGCACCAGTTCACGCTGGTGTTCACTGGAGGAGACCGGGAAGATCAGTTCGCGATCGATCTTGAGCCGGTTCGGCAGCAGATGGGTCAGGCTGACGATGGACGCGTAGGCTGTGCCGAAATCGTCGATCTCGATCTCGATGTTCATTTCACGCAGGCGCCGGATATTGGCAGCCACCTGTGGTGCACTCCTGTCAAGGAAGGTGGATTCCACCAGTTCGAACGTCAGGTTCGAGGGATCGAAATCCAGCGCCTTGAGGCTCGGGATCAGATCCCGGTCGCTGAGGCGCTTGGCCGAAACGTTGACGGAGATGCGGTCGACATGCAGCTTGTTTTCAGCCCAGTATTCCTTGGTCGCCAGCGCGTGCTCCATGATCATCGCGTCGATTTCATTGGTCACGCCAAGGCTGTCTGCCAATTCGATGAACTTGTCCGGATAGACAATCCCCCGCTCCGGATGCACCCAGCGCGCCAGCGCCTCGGCTCCGACCAGCTTGTGGGTCTTGGCGTCATACTGCCCCTGATAATAGGCAATGAATTCTTTGTTTTCGATGCCGCGCAACAGATCGTCCGCCAGGCGGCGCTTCTCGCTGGCATTGTCGAACAGCGGCTGACTGAAGAAGGTGAAGCAGCCCTTGCCGCTCTGCTTGGACTGATAGAGCGCGAGATCGGCATTGGAGCGCAGCTTGTCCGGATCGCCCTTGGCGTCCTTCCAGTTGGAAATCCCGATGCTGGCGCCAATCCGGCACGTCAGGCCGTTATAGTCATAGGGCTTCTGCACCTCGGCAATGAACCGCTCGGCCAGTTCCTGAGGGCGTTTCGGATTGCCCTTGCCTGAACAGAGAACGACAAATTCGTCACCCCCGATGCGAGAGACGAACTCATCGGCATCGGTCAGTTCACGCAACAGCTCGGCGACCTTGACGAGGATCGCGTCCCCGGCGGCATGGCCGAAACTATCGTTGATTTCCTTGAAACCATCCAGATCAACCTTCAGAAGCCAGCTGTCGGCGTCCCTTATAAACGTCCTGCCGCGCACCTCGGAGCCCGCCAGATAGTCGTCCATGTAGCGGCGGTTCGGCAGCTTGGTGAGATAGTCGTGCAGCGCGTTGAACTCGATGCGCGTCTTGGCCTTTTCCAGCTCCTGATAGCGCAATTCGCTCACGGCCCGCGCCTCATGCAACGCCTGCTCCCGAGCGACATGTTGGGAAATATCCCAGTTCACTCCAACATACTTGAACTTGCCATCTTCATCGACCCAGCTGAAGGCAGATACCCGGATGGTCTTGATCTCGCCGTCCGGCAGGATCAGGCGGTAGTCCGCGAGATACTTGCCTTCCTGGGCAATCACGCCCGGCCCCTCAAGAAAAATGCGCTTGCGGTCTTCCGGAGCAATCAGCGACTTCCAAGACAGGTCGTTGACGTCAGCATCAGCGTCGACGCCAAAGATTTCCCTTGTCTGGGCATCCCAGAGAAATTTCCTCGTGCTTGGATCATATTCCCAGACACCGAGTTTCAAGGCCTCCACCGCCAGTTCGAAGCGTTTGGAGATGCGAGAGAGTTCTCTCTGGCTCTCGATATGGGCATTCAAATGAGCCATGCGTTCCCGTGACAGTTTTGCCACGATGACCATCGGCACCACGACAAGCAGGAAGGCAGCAAACGCAATCGAGCGGATGATCCAGTAGATGGAAGCTGGCACCACCCAGCCTGCCTTCGGCACAGCCAGCAGTTCCCATGAGGCAACCCAAAAATTCACCTTGACCTTGATCGGGTCCAGATCATGAATGCGCGCATCGCCGAAAAACTGTTCGCCATCGGCGCCCTTGCCGTCAAGGCCAACAAGCGCATATTCCACGTCTTCGCTATTCATCAGGCCGAAAACGTCGTAGAAGCGCTGCATTTCAAGCACCGAAGAGACAATGCCCCAAAAATAGCGGCCTCTTTCGGGATCGTCGACATAGACAGGATAGCGAATGACCAACCCCTGCCCGCCCTGTAGCAGATCAAGCGGCCCAGCAATGGTCAGCTCATTGGTGTCACGCGCCCGAAGTACCATTTCCCTCTGGGCATCATTCTTGCGATAATCCAGACCGATGACATTTTCATTGCCTTCGAGCGGATAGATCCGATTGACGACGAGCCCCGGTGCAGCCGCCAGTATCTTCGTGAAGGAATAGCGGTGCATGATCTGCTTGGCTAGCAGATTGAACCGCTCGCTGGTCATGTCCGGCTCGGTTGCCAGAACATTGGCGAGGCCGCGCCCGCTCTCGATATTGGCGATGATGGCACCCCGCAGCGATAGGGCTGTCTGCGTCGCCTTGTTATGCAGATCGGACCGGGACTTCTCGATATAGGCTGTTCCGCTGATGTCTTCAGCGATCAGGGTGACCACTATAATGACAAGCGTTGCGGTAATGGCAGGCAGGTTGGCGACATTCAAGATGCGCGCCTTCAGAAGAAGCCAGTCTTGCAGCAACTTTATCTTGCGAGCGCCAATCAATTCATCTGCCTCAGGTTATGATCACCGAAACAACTTAACGAAAAAAAGTTGAGAAATAGTGAGTCAGGAATTTCAGCAATTTCAATGACTTGCTTGAATCCCTGGAGGAAATTATATTTAATATTCCGTATACCCCCAAATGGCCTTTCAGTCTTTCTGTAAATCCTGGGCATCACATCCAGTGGAAGAAGCGCTGACAACATCCGCTTTTCGGCATGCAGATATCATCGCCATTCACCTCACTATCGTATGTATCGACTTTCGCTCGCTTCTATCGGGGATATGACCATGTTACATTGAGATGCTTGCATGAGATTTTTCGGGGAGGGCAATCATCATGACAGTCATTTCGCATCTCGTCCGCGTAAAATACCATTTGCTGCTGACGCTCGCACTGCAGGTTTCCGCCATCACGGCGGTGGGTGTCGCGCCAGCAGCGGCAGACAGCTGCTGGTGGCACAACGGATCCCTGATGCGGCTTGTCGCACAGGGAAACAACCGCTGGTTCTATTATGAACGACCAAAGGCAGGGTTGGCCGTCGGGCCGGGCACGTTGTTGTTCGACGGGGTGAAACAGGGCAACTGGTATAATGGCACTGCCCGGGTCTTTTCAAAATACTGCCCGGACTCGCCCATGCCCTATCACGTCGAAGGGCCGGTTTCCGCCAACCAGCTGCGCGTGACCGTGGAGGGAAGCCGGGAAGTGCAGCGGCGCTGTGTGCCGACAGGACGCTGGACCACGGATAGGCTGGTCTTCACCTACTCCCACCAGTGCTGACGCGCACCAAGCCTGCCAGCATCGCAGACAACAGAAAGGCACGATCCGATGATCGTGCCCGTTCTTTCATGGCCTGGCAACAGACCCCATGGCCTTTTGCGCCCTTCCCGGCTATCCCTTTCAAACGTCGGGACTTGGCCGCAATTCACGGTTTGCTTCCGGCTCGTGGTTCTTCTTGCGATAGTCGTGCGCAGGATAGATGCCCAAGATCTTCAGCTCGGCCGAGAAGAAGCGCAGCTCTTCCAGAGCAAGCCGGACATGAGGGTCGTCGGGGTGACCCTCGATATCGGCGTAGAACTGGGTTGCGAAAAACTTGCCGCCAGTCTGATAGCTCTCCAGCTTGGTCATGTTGACGCCGTTGGTGGCAAAGCCGCCCAGAGCCTTGTAGAGAGCGGCCGGCACGTTGCGCACCCGGAAGACAAAGGTGGTGACCACAAGCTCTTTGGTATGATCAGCGCGGATCGGGTATTTCGACAGGATGATGAAGCGCGTCGTGTTGTGATCCTCATCCTCGATATCGGCCTTGAGGATGTCCAGATCATAGATCTCGGCAGCCAGCCCTGAAGCGATGGCAGCCTTGCTCTTGTCACCCTGCTGCGAGATCTGGTGAGCAGATCCTGCCGTATCGGCGCCAACAATGGCCTGCCATTTGCGTTCGCGGATGATCTTGCGGCACTGGCCAAGCGCCATGACATGGCTCTGCACGGACTTGATCTCTTCCAGCTTTGCTCCACGCAGGCCAACCAGCTGATGGTGGATGGGCAGGAAGTATTCGCCGATGATGTGCAGGTCGGATGTCGGCATCAGATGGTGGATATCAGCCACGCGACCGGCTACCGAATTCTCGATGGGGATCATGGCCAGATCGGCCTGATCATTCTGCACGGCGTTGAAGCAATCTTCAAAGGTCGCCATCGGGATCGCTTCGGACTCGGGAAACACATTGTTGCAGGCGGTGTGCGAGTTGGCACCAGGTTCCCCCTGAAAAACAACTTTCTTGGCGATCATAACGGCTCCTTACCGGGCACCCCCGTGCCCCTTACGTGATTGGAATTTCGCGGTCTGCCTGCTTTACGCTCTCGAGGCGAGGATGTCACGTGCCTTTTGCAAATCGGCGGGCGTGTCGACGCCGAGCGGAATGTCGTTGACGACCATCACATCAATGCGCATGCCAGCCTCAAGAGCACGCAGCTGCTCCAGCTTTTCGCGCTTCTCCAATGGAGAGACCGGCAGGGAGATGAACTTCTCAAGCGCGGTGCGGCGATAGGCATAGATGCCGATATGGTGATAGAGCGGTCCGTCGCCATGAGGAGCAGTCGCGCGGGTGAAATAAAGTGCACGCATGCGGCCGCCGCCAAGCGGCGACGAGACGACCTTGACCACATTGGGATTGGTCTTTTCCTCTTCGTTGGAGATCTGCACCGCGAGAGTTGCGATATCGACCGCAGGATCTTCCAGAGGCTTGAAACAGGACCGGATTGCGGCGGGATCAATGGTCGGCAAGTCGCCCTGAACGTTGATCACCACGTCATAGCGCCGGTTGGGGTCGTAGTGCTCCAGAGCCTCGGAAATACGGTCTGAACCGGAGGGATGGGAGGGACTTGTGACAACGGCATCGCCGCCTTCCTTGCGGATCACGTCCGCGATCTCATGCCCGTCGGCAGCCACAACAACCGGCCCTATGTCGGCCTCCATGGCTCGACGCCAGACCTGGGTAATCATCGGCACACCAGAGATGTCCAGCAA belongs to uncultured Cohaesibacter sp. and includes:
- a CDS encoding 3-deoxy-manno-octulosonate cytidylyltransferase, which gives rise to MSNNGMAAKPIILIPARMASMRLPGKPLLDISGVPMITQVWRRAMEADIGPVVVAADGHEIADVIRKEGGDAVVTSPSHPSGSDRISEALEHYDPNRRYDVVINVQGDLPTIDPAAIRSCFKPLEDPAVDIATLAVQISNEEEKTNPNVVKVVSSPLGGGRMRALYFTRATAPHGDGPLYHHIGIYAYRRTALEKFISLPVSPLEKREKLEQLRALEAGMRIDVMVVNDIPLGVDTPADLQKARDILASRA
- a CDS encoding MBL fold metallo-hydrolase codes for the protein MTFSIDRRMAMVGALGAAGLMLTSGSSKAQGMMKPALPMAKARGFKLGDLDVIALLAGSAPREKPHGIFGVNVSDDVFAKVSADNFIGTDMAQFYFTPTLVRSGSNIILFDTGLNAVGITTALAEAGLQPKDVTHVVLTHMHGDHIGGLMMDGMPTFANAAYLTGQVEFDHWSKAGNDVFEKNVRPLAEKMTFLKDGDTVAPGITAVATFGHTPGHMSFMLDSMDNQLLLMADLANHYVWSLAYPDWEVKFDMDKAMAVQTRRKVLDMVATDRIPLIGYHMPFPAAGFVEKRDQGFRFVPVTYQLMG
- a CDS encoding acyltransferase; the protein is MFALFAVWRLLAALMVMLYHFCAFGPEAYRQFAMDAAVFTALLDLFFIVSGFLIWVHYAQKLKSGGDYGTFLLRRLARLYPLHLLTLGIFCVAWLIISVAGLDVQLTEFYSFKELVRQLLLVNAWGVSDGLAFNFVSWSLSAEWFCYLAFPVIVVTFRKTGLRGLIIMLVLAIALLEGLTYFKIIPFPTWLDANTWGAYRVFADFIMGAIIAVVAHKRLIAIKSHWYAWGALMLALLIMLFDPAWGYGNIMAITIALYVAAQVEINAPERSAYLMPLMPLATVSFGIYMWHPVFTVSILGVGWLMILEPLQVIGFAPVMAVAVIVTIATALLSARFFEAPARRMVLSLSQKRLTGDLVDAAVRKTS
- a CDS encoding prephenate dehydratase, which produces MIAKKVVFQGEPGANSHTACNNVFPESEAIPMATFEDCFNAVQNDQADLAMIPIENSVAGRVADIHHLMPTSDLHIIGEYFLPIHHQLVGLRGAKLEEIKSVQSHVMALGQCRKIIRERKWQAIVGADTAGSAHQISQQGDKSKAAIASGLAAEIYDLDILKADIEDEDHNTTRFIILSKYPIRADHTKELVVTTFVFRVRNVPAALYKALGGFATNGVNMTKLESYQTGGKFFATQFYADIEGHPDDPHVRLALEELRFFSAELKILGIYPAHDYRKKNHEPEANRELRPSPDV
- a CDS encoding EAL domain-containing protein gives rise to the protein MNVANLPAITATLVIIVVTLIAEDISGTAYIEKSRSDLHNKATQTALSLRGAIIANIESGRGLANVLATEPDMTSERFNLLAKQIMHRYSFTKILAAAPGLVVNRIYPLEGNENVIGLDYRKNDAQREMVLRARDTNELTIAGPLDLLQGGQGLVIRYPVYVDDPERGRYFWGIVSSVLEMQRFYDVFGLMNSEDVEYALVGLDGKGADGEQFFGDARIHDLDPIKVKVNFWVASWELLAVPKAGWVVPASIYWIIRSIAFAAFLLVVVPMVIVAKLSRERMAHLNAHIESQRELSRISKRFELAVEALKLGVWEYDPSTRKFLWDAQTREIFGVDADADVNDLSWKSLIAPEDRKRIFLEGPGVIAQEGKYLADYRLILPDGEIKTIRVSAFSWVDEDGKFKYVGVNWDISQHVAREQALHEARAVSELRYQELEKAKTRIEFNALHDYLTKLPNRRYMDDYLAGSEVRGRTFIRDADSWLLKVDLDGFKEINDSFGHAAGDAILVKVAELLRELTDADEFVSRIGGDEFVVLCSGKGNPKRPQELAERFIAEVQKPYDYNGLTCRIGASIGISNWKDAKGDPDKLRSNADLALYQSKQSGKGCFTFFSQPLFDNASEKRRLADDLLRGIENKEFIAYYQGQYDAKTHKLVGAEALARWVHPERGIVYPDKFIELADSLGVTNEIDAMIMEHALATKEYWAENKLHVDRISVNVSAKRLSDRDLIPSLKALDFDPSNLTFELVESTFLDRSAPQVAANIRRLREMNIEIEIDDFGTAYASIVSLTHLLPNRLKIDRELIFPVSSSEHQRELVHSIIHIGRTLGIGIVAEGIETMEHAEILRVMGADLLQGFAFCKPMAREPFLAHHRAKNSFIVA